A window of Castanea sativa cultivar Marrone di Chiusa Pesio chromosome 1, ASM4071231v1 contains these coding sequences:
- the LOC142622334 gene encoding uncharacterized protein LOC142622334, which yields MENRFKLRISRMFRASFGSCRSRNISDAVEKAVFDPQNRQSFHMLEPLSPKHRPFPSICRPKPCQTPETINQSCIIQAKDLLPRRKISEPYSPFGYFNPDGRTCPPASPISPLNPFDHFKQMKKGSDRNKSKNKKKKKKTQMKNKQGELFPISSSSQDMSFGAWSWYSSEEEEEEEREDETDTLFSSKSLSSDSSEPRRRRSRRKRHAARRKRSGTLSSEMGQMPLKGKVKDSFAVVKKSSDPYNDFRLSMVEMIVEKQIFAAKDLEHLLQCFLSLNSYHHHKVIVEVFMEIWETLFCNWS from the coding sequence atggaaAACCGATTCAAGCTACGAATCTCTCGGATGTTCCGAGCCTCATTTGGCTCGTGCCGGTCCCGAAACATCTCCGACGCAGTGGAAAAAGCTGTCTTTGATCCACAAAACCGTCAAAGTTTCCACATGCTCGAGCCTTTGTCCCCAAAACATCGACCCTTCCCTTCCATTTGCAGACCAAAACCGTGTCAAACCCCTGAAACCATTAACCAAAGCTGCATAATCCAAGCCAAAGATTTACTTCCAAGAAGAAAAATATCTGAGCCTTATTCGCCTTTCGGTTATTTTAACCCTGATGGACGAACCTGCCCTCCTGCTTCACCAATCTCGCCCTTGAACCCTTTCGACCATTTCAAACAGATGAAGAAAGGTTCAGATAGGAATAAGAgtaagaataagaagaaaaagaagaagacccaGATGAAGAACAAGCAAGGAGAACTCTTTCCCATTAGCTCTTCTTCTCAAGATATGAGTTTTGGTGCTTGGTCGTGGTATAGTagcgaagaagaagaggaagaggaaagaGAGGACGAGACTGACACTCTTTTCTCTTCCAAGTCTCTCTCTTCTGATTCATCCGAGCCTCGACGACGTCGTTCTCGTCGGAAAAGGCACGCAGCTCGGCGGAAAAGGTCAGGGACTTTGAGTTCTGAAATGGGTCAAATGCCATTGAAAGGGAAAGTGAAAGATAGCTTTGCTGTGGTGAAGAAGTCCAGTGATCCTTACAATGATTTCAGGCTGTCAATGGTTGAAATGATAGTTGAAAAGCAGATATTTGCAGCTAAAGATTTGGAACACTTATTGCAGTGTTTTCTATCACTGAATTCGTACCATCATCATAAGGTCATTGTGGAGGTCTTCATGGAGATTTGGGAAACTTTGTTTTGTAATTGGTCTTGA